One window from the genome of Amaranthus tricolor cultivar Red isolate AtriRed21 chromosome 9, ASM2621246v1, whole genome shotgun sequence encodes:
- the LOC130823610 gene encoding probable methyltransferase At1g29790 → MAMSFMMGLNFLLLVAMVATNLLSLYHLSSTTSFFHPTTPPQSTHVPHHLLQQLQTIRATINHLTRLQPSDKNPQPSNSINAPPSDLLTYAKFSPIASSCHDYPDLLHQYMNYTPFSLCPKDTHLAESLILRGCHPLPRRRCFSRTPSNPRLSSPDSNVIWSSYPSATCRSFKCLNPKLGFDLNLDSNQFLAYKSEVDLTIPQLLDISKKGNSVIRLGVDIGGGTGSFAAKMKERNVTILTTTMNLGAPYSEFNALRGVLSLHAPLQQRLPLFDGVVDLVRCGHAVNRWIPKVVMEFLLFDVDRVLRGGGYLWIDHFFGKGVDLDKVYKPLIDKLGYKIVKWATGNKKDSSGMKNGEVYLTALLQKPKSR, encoded by the coding sequence ATGGCAATGTCCTTCATGATGGGTCTTAACTTCCTTCTCTTAGTAGCCATGGTTGCTACCAACCTTCTTTCTctctaccatctttcttccACAACTTCCTTCTTCCATCCTACTACTCCACCTCAATCTACCCATGTTCCTCATCACCTTCTTCAACAACTTCAAACCATACGCGCCACCATTAACCATCTCACGCGCCTCCAACCTTCTGATAAGAACCCACAACCTTCAAACTCCATTAATGCTCCACCTTCAGATCTTCTTACTTACGCCAAGTTTTCCCCTATTGCTTCTTCTTGTCATGATTACCCTGATCTTCTTCATCAGTACATGAATTATACACCCTTTTCTCTTTGTCCTAAAGATACCCATCTAGCTGAATCTTTGATTCTTCGTGGGTGTCATCCTTTACCCAGACGTCGTTGTTTTTCTCGTACCccatctaaccctagattaTCTTCTCCTGATTCTAATGTTATTTGGAGTTCTTACCCTTCTGCTACTTGTAGGAGCTTCAAATGTTTGAATCCTAAACTGGGTTTTGATCTAAATCTTGATTCAAATCAATTTTTAGCTTATAAATCTGAAGTTGATCTTACTATTCCTCAACTTTTGGATATTTCTAAAAAGGGTAATTCCGTTATTCGATTAGGGGTTGATATTGGAGGTGGGACTGGGAGCTTTGCAGCTAAGATGAAAGAAAGGAATGTTACCATTTTGACAACTACTATGAATTTAGGTGCACCTTACAGTGAATTCAACGCGCTTAGAGGTGTATTGTCATTGCACGCGCCACTACAACAGAGATTGCCTCTTTTCGACGGGGTTGTCGATTTGGTTCGATGTGGGCACGCCGTGAATAGGTGGATCCCTAAAGTGGTTATGGAGTTTTTGTTGTTTGATGTTGATAGAGTGTTGAGAGGTGGTGGGTATTTGTGGATTGATCATTTTTTTGGTAAAGGGGTTGATTTGGATAAGGTTTACAAACCATTGATTGATAAATTGGGGTATAAGATTGTTAAGTGGGCTACTGGGAATAAGAAGGATTCTAGTGGGATGAAGAATGGGGAGGTGTATTTGACTGCTTTGTTGCAGAAGCCAAAGTCTAGATGA